The Novipirellula caenicola genome window below encodes:
- a CDS encoding 6-phosphogluconolactonase: MLTQPTEKDDNLVQWIRNGIAVRVFGSDVDASQSVASEIAALIRQRAAEGESCVLGLATGSTPVRVYRELIRIHREENLSMKHVVTFNLDEYFPMQPDAAQSYVRFMNEQLFDHVDIPRSSIHIPDGTIGRDGVDEYCQQYEDAINVAGGIDLQLLGIGRTGHVGFNEPGSEVDSATRLVELCDITRSDAANDFGGLDNTPELAITMGVGTILRSRRIRLLAFGQHKSAIVARSVQGEITDSVPATYLQGHDDVQFALDSAAASTLDPK, from the coding sequence TTGTTAACCCAACCGACCGAGAAAGACGACAACCTTGTCCAGTGGATTCGAAACGGCATCGCGGTTCGTGTGTTTGGCAGTGACGTTGACGCTAGTCAATCCGTCGCGTCCGAGATCGCGGCACTGATTCGCCAACGTGCCGCTGAGGGCGAGTCGTGCGTTTTGGGCCTTGCCACGGGATCGACGCCCGTTCGTGTTTATCGCGAACTGATACGAATTCATCGCGAAGAAAACCTGTCGATGAAGCATGTCGTGACGTTCAACCTAGACGAATACTTCCCGATGCAACCGGATGCCGCCCAGAGCTATGTTCGGTTCATGAACGAACAACTCTTCGACCACGTCGACATTCCTCGGTCCAGCATTCATATTCCCGATGGCACGATCGGTCGCGACGGTGTTGACGAGTACTGTCAACAATATGAGGACGCGATCAATGTCGCCGGCGGCATCGATCTTCAATTGCTTGGCATCGGACGCACCGGTCATGTTGGTTTTAATGAACCTGGATCCGAAGTCGACTCAGCCACCCGGCTTGTGGAACTTTGCGACATCACACGCTCAGATGCGGCAAACGACTTTGGTGGACTCGACAATACCCCTGAACTGGCGATCACGATGGGAGTCGGCACGATCCTTCGATCCCGCCGTATTCGCTTGTTAGCGTTTGGCCAGCACAAATCCGCCATTGTCGCGCGTAGCGTCCAAGGCGAGATCACCGATTCGGTGCCCGCAACCTATCTGCAAGGTCATGATGACGTTCAGTTCGCCTTGGATTCGGCAGCGGCATCAACGCTAGACCCGAAGTAG
- a CDS encoding PIG-L family deacetylase, with translation MASTEKSTQRKVALALMAHPDDAEITCAGTLIRLAEQGWETHIATLTGGDCGALTGDAAEVARIRITEGTEAAKLAGATFHCLNEPDGRVVYDRNALQKVIDLFRTIAPTLVITMPMSDYHADHEITGQLGRAASFVFAAPNASTLPLVAGSTIPHLYYCDGHGGTDRLGQKVEPTTRVDITEQLDRKTEMLACHASQREWLRVHNGIDEYLSTMRYYNETRGEECGVPAAEVFIQHTGHAYPTNDLLAELFPLNRSCQSNAIGASTVIGS, from the coding sequence ATGGCCAGCACGGAAAAAAGCACGCAGCGCAAAGTCGCACTGGCATTGATGGCTCACCCGGATGATGCAGAAATCACTTGCGCGGGCACCTTGATCCGCTTGGCCGAACAGGGCTGGGAAACCCACATTGCGACGTTGACTGGGGGTGATTGTGGGGCGTTGACCGGGGATGCCGCCGAGGTGGCGCGTATCCGCATTACCGAGGGAACCGAAGCCGCAAAATTGGCCGGAGCCACGTTTCACTGTTTGAACGAACCCGATGGGCGTGTGGTTTATGACCGCAATGCGTTGCAGAAGGTGATTGATCTGTTTCGCACGATCGCCCCCACGCTCGTGATCACGATGCCCATGTCGGATTACCACGCCGACCATGAAATCACCGGCCAACTTGGGCGTGCAGCGAGTTTCGTGTTTGCCGCTCCGAATGCTTCGACGTTGCCGTTGGTTGCTGGATCCACGATTCCACATCTCTATTACTGTGATGGTCACGGCGGGACGGATCGCTTGGGACAAAAAGTGGAACCGACGACACGCGTTGACATCACCGAGCAACTCGATCGCAAAACTGAGATGCTGGCCTGTCATGCAAGCCAACGAGAATGGCTGCGAGTGCACAACGGAATCGACGAATACTTGTCGACGATGCGTTATTACAACGAAACACGCGGCGAGGAATGTGGTGTGCCAGCAGCAGAGGTGTTTATTCAGCACACCGGGCACGCCTATCCGACAAACGATCTGCTCGCAGAACTGTTCCCCTTGAATCGTTCGTGCCAAAGCAACGCCATCGGCGCGTCGACCGTGATTGGCTCCTGA
- a CDS encoding sugar isomerase yields the protein MNPESEHFIQFGLVNDMLSVPDLIRNFDTDRMSAMADAIVEAGNLMITGEGSSRFFPARQAITWARKRGSSIGIHTESALQAMEYNLRDWAVLGLSNSGQTAEVIELFYNLKLDGHPKRFSLTSYPNTQLETFATAGYVLGCGEENAVAATKSVVEQALFLRALLEHVHGVDTLAPRRGQLADAVESALLSELPAELVCRVARAKTVYWAGRNDGVAEELTLKTNEVIRKSADFLDGTYAVHGIEEVMDAEDVLIWIEPHSVSEAKFKSVLERSVGMEIIAIASRPTSFPTILIPDARDLSGFVQMAAGWNLLVNVGLKLGVDVDTPVRARKVGNAFSPQLV from the coding sequence ATGAATCCTGAAAGCGAGCATTTTATTCAATTCGGTTTGGTCAACGATATGTTATCGGTGCCTGATTTGATCCGCAATTTCGATACGGATCGGATGAGTGCGATGGCGGACGCGATCGTTGAAGCGGGCAATTTGATGATCACGGGTGAAGGATCGAGCCGTTTCTTTCCCGCCCGACAAGCGATCACCTGGGCGAGAAAACGAGGATCCTCGATTGGGATTCATACGGAATCGGCGCTGCAAGCGATGGAATACAACTTGCGAGATTGGGCCGTCTTGGGGCTGTCCAATTCCGGGCAAACTGCCGAAGTGATCGAATTGTTTTACAATTTGAAACTCGATGGGCACCCGAAACGATTCAGTTTGACAAGTTATCCAAACACACAGCTTGAGACGTTCGCGACCGCCGGATATGTACTGGGATGCGGCGAAGAAAACGCGGTGGCGGCTACCAAGAGTGTTGTCGAACAGGCGTTGTTTTTGCGAGCGCTGTTAGAGCATGTCCATGGGGTCGACACGCTTGCACCGCGTCGAGGCCAGCTAGCCGATGCCGTCGAGTCTGCGCTGTTAAGCGAGTTGCCCGCTGAGTTGGTTTGCCGCGTTGCGCGAGCCAAAACGGTATACTGGGCAGGACGCAACGACGGGGTCGCGGAGGAATTGACGCTCAAAACGAACGAGGTGATTCGAAAGTCCGCCGATTTTCTCGACGGTACTTATGCCGTACACGGGATCGAGGAAGTGATGGACGCCGAGGATGTCTTGATCTGGATCGAACCGCACTCGGTCAGTGAGGCCAAATTCAAAAGCGTGCTCGAGCGTAGTGTTGGAATGGAGATCATCGCCATTGCTTCGCGTCCGACGAGTTTTCCAACCATCTTGATTCCCGACGCCCGCGATTTGTCGGGGTTCGTCCAGATGGCGGCGGGGTGGAATTTGTTGGTCAACGTCGGGCTGAAACTTGGCGTCGATGTGGACACTCCCGTACGTGCCCGAAAAGTCGGAAATGCGTTTTCGCCTCAGTTGGTCTAG
- a CDS encoding Gfo/Idh/MocA family oxidoreductase: MKSSVRVLCVGAGHMGRSHALAYHRIDGFEIVGICTRSSQSSSKLNRELGGGYAEFHDFAAALQETQPDAVCISTWPDTHAEYATAAIEAGCHVFVEKPLADSVAAAEQIIQHANASDRKVVVGYILRHHPSWTRFTEIAKTLGKPLVMRMNLNQSSSGSAWQTHKKLMSTVSPIVDCGVHYVDVMCQMTESRPVRVSGIGARLTDELPEGMVNYGQLQVTFADGSVGWYEAGWGPMMSETAFFVKDVVGPKGSVSIVADSAAAAGQSANVDAHTQTESLRLHHSQLDAEGNFAKQDELLRLEDELDHDALCQREQEYFLEAIRSDIDLTDHLNDALNSMRIVAAADESFRTGRTIELVHEDSSNTVGAGS, translated from the coding sequence ATGAAGTCGTCTGTGCGAGTGTTGTGCGTCGGGGCAGGGCATATGGGGCGATCCCATGCGTTGGCCTACCACCGAATCGACGGATTTGAGATCGTCGGCATCTGCACTCGATCCTCTCAATCGAGCAGCAAGTTAAATCGTGAACTAGGCGGTGGGTATGCCGAGTTCCATGACTTTGCGGCTGCGTTGCAAGAAACCCAACCGGATGCGGTTTGTATTTCCACATGGCCCGACACGCATGCCGAATACGCCACCGCGGCGATCGAAGCGGGATGCCATGTGTTTGTCGAGAAGCCGCTTGCTGATTCCGTCGCCGCGGCAGAACAAATCATCCAGCATGCCAACGCCTCGGACCGCAAAGTGGTGGTAGGTTATATTTTAAGGCATCACCCAAGTTGGACGCGGTTCACGGAAATTGCCAAGACATTGGGCAAACCGTTGGTGATGCGAATGAACCTAAACCAAAGCTCCTCAGGATCGGCCTGGCAAACGCATAAAAAATTGATGTCAACCGTTTCGCCCATCGTCGATTGCGGCGTGCACTACGTGGACGTGATGTGCCAAATGACCGAGTCGCGGCCGGTGCGGGTGTCGGGGATTGGGGCCAGATTGACCGACGAACTTCCTGAGGGCATGGTCAATTACGGGCAATTGCAGGTGACCTTCGCCGACGGTTCGGTGGGCTGGTACGAGGCCGGTTGGGGGCCGATGATGAGTGAGACCGCGTTTTTCGTCAAAGACGTGGTCGGTCCCAAAGGCTCGGTTTCGATCGTCGCGGACTCTGCAGCAGCGGCGGGCCAAAGTGCCAACGTCGATGCGCACACCCAGACCGAATCGCTGCGTTTGCACCACAGCCAATTGGACGCCGAAGGCAACTTTGCCAAACAAGACGAACTGCTTCGGCTAGAGGACGAACTTGATCACGATGCCTTGTGCCAACGTGAACAAGAATACTTTCTTGAAGCGATTCGCAGCGATATCGATTTGACCGATCATTTAAACGACGCACTCAATTCGATGCGAATCGTCGCGGCCGCGGATGAATCGTTCCGCACCGGTCGGACGATCGAACTGGTGCATGAAGACAGCTCGAACACGGTGGGAGCCGGATCATGA
- the tdh gene encoding L-threonine 3-dehydrogenase has product MKALVKREKQPGLWLEEVPMPTIGINDVLIKVDRTGICGTDVHIYKWDAWAQKTIPVPMVVGHEFVGEIVETGSNVTDFYPGEIVSGEGHVVCGRCRNCLAGRRHLCADTKGIGVNRPGAFAEYISLPMTNVWHHDESIDRDVAAIFDPFGNAVHTALSFPVLGEDVLVTGAGPIGCMAAAVAKHAGARHVVVTDVNPYRLQLAEKMGATRTVDVRTEQLSDVQKEIGMKEGFDVGLEMSGNPAAFQEMIAQMSHGGKIAMLGIPSADMAIDWNTVVFNMLTIKGIYGREMYETWYKMKVMVQSGLDLSPVITHRFSYEEFEQGFDVMMSGQSGKVILNWS; this is encoded by the coding sequence ATGAAGGCGTTGGTAAAACGAGAAAAGCAGCCGGGACTGTGGCTCGAGGAGGTTCCGATGCCAACGATCGGCATCAACGATGTGCTGATCAAAGTCGACCGCACCGGGATCTGTGGGACGGACGTGCACATCTACAAATGGGATGCGTGGGCCCAGAAAACGATCCCCGTTCCGATGGTCGTAGGGCACGAATTCGTCGGCGAGATCGTGGAAACCGGTTCGAACGTGACCGATTTCTATCCAGGCGAAATCGTCAGCGGCGAAGGACACGTCGTGTGCGGTCGGTGCCGGAATTGTTTAGCGGGACGACGGCACTTGTGCGCCGACACCAAAGGGATCGGCGTCAATCGCCCCGGTGCGTTTGCGGAATACATCTCGCTACCGATGACCAATGTGTGGCACCACGACGAATCGATCGACCGTGACGTGGCGGCGATCTTCGATCCGTTTGGGAATGCGGTGCATACGGCACTGTCCTTTCCGGTGCTTGGCGAGGATGTGTTGGTCACCGGCGCAGGGCCGATCGGTTGCATGGCCGCGGCGGTCGCAAAGCATGCCGGGGCTCGCCATGTCGTGGTGACCGATGTGAACCCGTATCGACTGCAGTTGGCTGAGAAAATGGGAGCGACTCGCACGGTCGATGTTCGCACTGAACAGCTCAGCGATGTACAAAAAGAAATCGGCATGAAAGAAGGCTTTGATGTCGGATTGGAAATGTCCGGCAACCCAGCCGCATTTCAAGAGATGATCGCTCAGATGAGCCATGGTGGAAAAATTGCGATGCTTGGCATCCCATCAGCCGACATGGCAATCGATTGGAACACGGTCGTCTTCAACATGTTGACGATCAAAGGAATCTATGGACGCGAAATGTACGAAACGTGGTACAAGATGAAGGTGATGGTCCAAAGCGGCTTGGATCTTTCGCCCGTCATCACCCATCGCTTTTCCTACGAAGAATTTGAGCAAGGATTTGACGTCATGATGTCAGGCCAATCCGGTAAAGTGATTCTGAATTGGAGCTGA
- a CDS encoding Gfo/Idh/MocA family oxidoreductase, producing the protein MTNPKSSNDRGTIAGSGKPNASVPNRREAIRSGTALSAALGTAALGSGAITPGMLHAASSSDDPNRVIRIGIVGVGGRGTGALNDSLSINDNVRLVAMADLQQENCERARTILSKRHGEKIDVKDDRIHIGLDAYKKVLEDPEVDLVILATSPGFRPYHIAEAVAAGKHVFAEKPSCVDPAGYRICTKAHDEAVKQGTSIVTGTQYRRQVNYVEAIKRIHDGEIGDIVSATTRYCSGGIWYKNRKEGVSDTQYQLNNWMHFIWLSGDQITEQAVHNIDAINWVMGSAPETAYGSGGRFTRPADSEMWDNVAIDYTYPGNRVCSFMCRQIPGTKGDNGNIIYGTKGIAYIDAMSGGSRFTDRNGKETWSMKGSIADAYRQEHKDLVDSIRSGKPIVELRTTAESSLTAVMGRMAAYTGQLVDWDFVTEKSSLDLFPKDLDWNGDRPEPSFAIPGVTKLT; encoded by the coding sequence ATGACGAACCCTAAATCCAGCAATGACCGTGGCACGATTGCCGGCAGCGGCAAACCCAATGCAAGCGTGCCGAATCGCCGCGAAGCGATTCGCAGTGGCACCGCATTGTCGGCCGCATTGGGCACCGCCGCCCTGGGAAGTGGAGCGATCACGCCCGGCATGCTACACGCGGCGTCGTCATCGGACGATCCCAATCGAGTGATCCGCATCGGTATCGTCGGAGTGGGCGGACGAGGCACCGGAGCATTGAATGACTCGCTGTCGATCAACGACAATGTGCGTTTGGTTGCCATGGCGGATTTGCAACAAGAGAACTGCGAGCGAGCACGCACGATTCTGAGCAAGCGTCATGGAGAAAAGATTGACGTCAAAGATGATCGCATCCACATCGGGTTGGACGCCTACAAAAAAGTGCTCGAGGATCCCGAGGTCGACTTGGTCATCCTGGCGACGTCACCCGGTTTCCGTCCGTACCATATCGCCGAGGCCGTGGCCGCGGGCAAACACGTTTTTGCGGAAAAGCCGTCGTGCGTGGACCCTGCTGGTTATCGGATTTGCACCAAGGCGCATGACGAAGCGGTCAAACAGGGGACATCGATTGTCACCGGAACTCAGTATCGTCGCCAAGTCAACTACGTCGAAGCAATCAAGCGAATTCACGATGGTGAGATCGGCGACATCGTCAGCGCCACAACGCGTTATTGCTCGGGCGGCATTTGGTACAAGAATCGCAAAGAAGGCGTCAGCGATACTCAGTACCAATTGAACAATTGGATGCACTTTATCTGGTTGTCTGGGGACCAAATTACCGAACAAGCGGTGCACAACATCGACGCCATCAACTGGGTCATGGGGTCGGCGCCGGAAACCGCCTACGGGTCCGGCGGCCGGTTCACCCGCCCGGCCGACAGCGAGATGTGGGATAACGTTGCAATCGACTACACCTATCCCGGGAATCGAGTTTGCTCGTTCATGTGTCGCCAGATTCCAGGCACCAAAGGTGACAATGGAAACATCATTTACGGTACCAAAGGCATCGCCTATATCGATGCGATGAGTGGCGGTTCGCGGTTCACCGATCGCAACGGCAAAGAGACCTGGAGCATGAAGGGCAGCATCGCCGACGCGTACCGTCAAGAACACAAGGATCTGGTGGATTCGATTCGAAGCGGCAAGCCGATCGTCGAACTTCGCACCACCGCTGAAAGTTCGCTGACGGCGGTGATGGGACGAATGGCGGCCTACACCGGCCAACTGGTCGATTGGGATTTTGTTACCGAGAAGTCTTCGCTGGATCTGTTCCCCAAAGATTTGGATTGGAACGGTGATCGACCGGAACCCTCGTTTGCAATCCCCGGCGTCACGAAACTGACCTAA
- a CDS encoding glycine C-acetyltransferase: protein MYGAFQTHLSTQLGEIRDQGLYKSERVITSPQDVRIQVGSGKSVLNLCANNYLGLADDPEIVKAAHEGLDRWGYGLSSVRFICGTQDVHKQLEQSLSEFLGTEDTILYTSCFDANGGLFETLLSNEDAIISDELNHASIIDGVRLCKAQRFRYRNNDLADLEAKLAEASAARFRMIATDGVFSMDGYIANLPGICDLADKYNALVMVDDSHSVGFMGKHGRGTHEHHDVMDRVDIITGTLGKALGGASGGYTSGRREIIEYLRQRSRPYLFSNSVAPPIVAASLRAIGLLNESTELRDRLESNTRFFREGMQKAGFDILPGEHPIVPIMFGDAVVASKMADLMLSKGVYVIGFSFPVVPKGKARIRTQISAAHSQEDLQFAIDMFCEAKAEMQL from the coding sequence ATGTACGGCGCGTTCCAAACCCATCTGTCAACGCAACTCGGCGAGATCCGTGATCAAGGGCTTTATAAGTCCGAACGCGTGATCACGTCGCCGCAGGATGTTCGTATTCAAGTGGGAAGCGGTAAATCGGTGCTAAACCTGTGTGCCAACAACTATCTAGGGTTGGCCGACGACCCTGAGATCGTCAAGGCGGCACACGAGGGGCTTGATCGGTGGGGGTACGGGCTTTCGTCGGTTCGTTTCATCTGCGGTACTCAGGATGTTCACAAACAGCTCGAGCAATCGCTCAGCGAATTCCTGGGTACCGAGGACACGATTCTGTACACGTCGTGTTTTGACGCTAACGGCGGTTTGTTCGAAACGCTGCTTAGCAATGAGGATGCCATCATTTCGGACGAACTAAACCATGCATCGATCATCGATGGCGTTCGATTGTGTAAAGCACAGCGGTTCCGTTATCGCAACAATGACCTTGCTGATCTAGAAGCGAAATTGGCTGAAGCTTCAGCGGCTCGGTTTCGCATGATCGCCACCGACGGTGTGTTTTCGATGGACGGCTACATCGCCAATCTGCCGGGAATCTGCGATCTGGCCGACAAGTACAACGCGTTGGTGATGGTTGACGATTCGCACAGCGTCGGATTCATGGGCAAACATGGTCGCGGAACGCACGAGCATCATGATGTGATGGATCGAGTCGATATCATCACTGGAACGCTGGGCAAGGCGCTCGGTGGTGCCAGCGGCGGTTACACAAGCGGAAGACGCGAGATTATTGAATACTTGCGTCAACGCAGTCGACCTTATCTGTTTTCCAACTCGGTCGCCCCGCCGATCGTTGCTGCCTCGCTGCGTGCGATTGGATTGCTAAACGAGTCGACGGAGCTGCGGGATCGTTTGGAATCGAATACTCGTTTCTTTCGCGAAGGGATGCAGAAAGCTGGTTTTGACATCCTGCCAGGCGAGCATCCGATTGTCCCGATCATGTTCGGCGACGCGGTCGTGGCCTCGAAAATGGCCGATCTGATGCTTAGCAAAGGGGTCTACGTGATCGGATTCTCGTTCCCGGTGGTTCCTAAGGGGAAAGCACGAATTCGAACTCAGATCTCTGCTGCCCATAGCCAAGAAGATCTGCAGTTCGCGATCGATATGTTTTGCGAAGCCAAGGCCGAAATGCAGCTGTAG
- a CDS encoding ATP-binding protein: protein MNLAEMLEWIASLATLETRHEKAEQFARVLGIDHLIVFAEDTDVDQLLPIAGFPQTLPDGQTWQTFLRACRKSARHTATLCYPVRDQSWNASGISIGSLVIVLLGDPQAAAKACDLIQRTHRGWELFAYGVAGELASAKAARHALDARDAAEQSRRLLLSLDSARRELQDAVVAADQEIERRRIAEAEVSRLLLAEKQFSRLLAENEARLRLAARAAGFGTYYGDVQANQVSLSREFMQLLGLPADHNDTIRLKRLLSAVHRDDRDRVARKMDQSLDPSGNGEFQDEHRIVRPDGSVRWVMMRGSTVFAGDPPARHPSHIAGVAMDITERHRYEEQLKTARHAAEAANEAKSQFLANMSHEIRTPMTAILGFTELLNSRLQSREDKACLETIKANGDHLCEILNDILDLAKIEAGKVDVRRQPHRVAALINHVHTLLSGRAAEKGLEFHVQYDGPIPDLIWTDVKMLRQILINLVGNAIKFTDQGEVRIVVRCHTQPTRLEIAVMDTGIGIPPDDFATVFTPFEQLDNSATRQHGGTGLGLAITRRLVDLLGGTIDVESEVNKGSTFRFTVPTETLPHDQSSPTPATATPATSAASINSATSEDANPNHVSQDDQTADEMPGISGRILAVDDSRDIRFLVQAFVRAAGGEILSATNGSEGIQKWRSYRDKGIPIDAILMDMQMPVMDGITATKQLRDQGFQGPIIALTANALSRDQQRCLDAGYSDFLTKPIDRRELLAKLSHWLGNDAT, encoded by the coding sequence ATGAATCTTGCCGAGATGCTAGAGTGGATCGCCTCGTTAGCGACCCTGGAGACGCGACACGAAAAAGCGGAACAATTCGCTCGCGTGCTCGGGATCGATCATTTGATCGTTTTCGCCGAAGACACCGACGTCGATCAACTCCTGCCCATCGCGGGTTTCCCTCAAACATTGCCCGATGGCCAAACATGGCAAACATTCTTGCGTGCATGTCGTAAATCGGCTCGTCATACCGCAACCCTTTGCTACCCCGTGCGAGACCAAAGTTGGAACGCCAGCGGTATCTCGATTGGATCGCTTGTGATCGTTTTGTTAGGCGATCCGCAGGCCGCAGCCAAGGCGTGCGATTTAATCCAGCGGACGCATCGTGGTTGGGAATTGTTTGCCTATGGTGTGGCCGGCGAACTCGCGTCGGCGAAAGCGGCTCGGCACGCGTTGGATGCACGCGATGCAGCCGAGCAATCCCGCCGCTTGCTATTGAGTTTGGATTCGGCGCGACGTGAACTGCAAGATGCGGTCGTCGCGGCCGATCAAGAGATTGAGCGTCGTCGCATTGCCGAAGCGGAAGTGTCACGATTGCTGTTGGCCGAGAAACAGTTCTCGCGATTGTTGGCCGAAAACGAAGCACGACTGCGATTGGCCGCTCGGGCCGCGGGCTTTGGGACGTACTATGGCGACGTGCAGGCGAATCAAGTGAGTTTGTCTCGCGAATTCATGCAATTGCTTGGGTTGCCCGCCGACCACAACGATACCATTCGTCTGAAGCGATTGCTGAGCGCGGTCCACCGTGACGATCGTGACCGCGTCGCCCGAAAAATGGATCAAAGCCTGGACCCCAGCGGGAACGGCGAGTTCCAGGATGAGCACCGGATCGTGCGCCCCGATGGCTCGGTGCGATGGGTGATGATGCGTGGCAGCACCGTCTTTGCAGGCGATCCCCCGGCGCGTCATCCGTCACACATCGCTGGCGTTGCGATGGATATTACCGAGCGACATCGGTACGAAGAACAACTCAAAACGGCGCGTCACGCTGCCGAAGCAGCCAATGAAGCGAAAAGCCAGTTCCTGGCCAATATGAGTCACGAGATTCGCACTCCCATGACGGCAATCCTCGGTTTTACGGAACTATTGAATTCACGACTGCAAAGTCGCGAGGACAAAGCTTGCTTGGAAACGATCAAAGCCAACGGAGACCATCTGTGCGAAATCCTGAACGACATCCTTGACTTGGCAAAAATCGAAGCGGGAAAGGTCGACGTTCGTCGCCAACCTCATCGCGTCGCCGCATTGATCAATCATGTGCACACGCTGTTGAGCGGCCGTGCGGCCGAGAAAGGACTGGAATTTCATGTCCAATACGACGGGCCGATTCCCGATCTGATCTGGACCGATGTCAAAATGCTGCGGCAAATCTTGATCAACCTGGTCGGCAACGCGATCAAGTTCACCGATCAAGGGGAAGTCCGAATTGTCGTCCGTTGTCACACGCAACCAACGCGACTCGAGATCGCCGTGATGGACACCGGAATCGGAATCCCGCCTGACGACTTCGCAACGGTCTTCACGCCTTTTGAACAGCTCGATAACAGCGCGACCCGGCAACACGGCGGTACCGGATTAGGTTTGGCGATCACTCGCCGCTTGGTTGACTTGTTAGGCGGAACGATTGACGTAGAAAGCGAAGTGAACAAAGGGTCCACGTTTCGGTTTACGGTGCCCACCGAAACGCTTCCGCACGATCAAAGCTCGCCAACCCCTGCGACAGCGACACCCGCAACATCCGCGGCATCAATCAATTCGGCCACCAGCGAAGACGCCAACCCCAATCACGTCTCGCAAGACGACCAAACTGCCGACGAGATGCCGGGGATTTCGGGACGCATTTTAGCGGTCGATGACAGCCGCGACATTCGCTTTCTTGTTCAAGCGTTCGTACGTGCGGCGGGAGGCGAAATCTTGTCCGCGACCAACGGATCCGAAGGCATCCAGAAATGGCGCAGCTATCGTGACAAAGGGATTCCCATCGACGCGATCCTAATGGACATGCAGATGCCGGTCATGGACGGAATCACGGCGACCAAACAATTACGAGACCAGGGATTTCAGGGGCCCATCATCGCGTTGACCGCAAACGCGTTAAGCCGAGACCAACAGCGATGCCTTGACGCCGGCTACAGCGATTTTCTGACCAAGCCGATCGACCGGCGTGAATTGCTGGCCAAGCTCTCTCACTGGCTTGGCAACGACGCGACATAG
- a CDS encoding FIST signal transduction protein, translating into MTQSAVARTQLTDAIAAGGDLGEKLRNSLGGLEPDAVILFASPQYNYTELLSALQRTCNPHVVVGCSSSGEFTSQGNSDGSACAVAICSDEIEFAANMAIGLREDSEAVARQLAGSWQRERRHHYRYRTALVLTDALAGHVEEFLDQLTIATGGGYRFVGGGAGDDARFEKTHVFCGTEVASDAVVALEILSNKPIGIGVSHGWRDTGSLLRVTETRATDVVSFNSTTAAEVFAEHANATAQPFDRNAPLPYFLHNVLGIQTTDGYKLRVPLQIQSDDSIAFAAEVPRGSTARIMCTTADDASAAASAACRSALDQIKGHEPSVALFFDCAATRLRLGKAFGLELQALQETLGTEFVGCNTYGQIARAEGQFSGFHNCTAVVCVFPV; encoded by the coding sequence ATGACTCAATCTGCTGTAGCACGAACCCAACTGACCGACGCGATCGCCGCCGGCGGCGATCTTGGCGAAAAACTTCGCAATTCGCTGGGAGGGCTTGAGCCGGATGCCGTCATTTTGTTCGCGTCGCCTCAGTACAATTACACCGAACTGCTTTCGGCACTTCAGCGCACTTGTAATCCGCACGTCGTAGTCGGTTGCTCGTCGTCAGGCGAATTCACCTCCCAAGGCAACAGCGATGGTTCGGCCTGTGCGGTCGCGATCTGTTCGGACGAAATCGAATTCGCTGCAAACATGGCGATCGGGCTCCGTGAGGATTCCGAAGCGGTCGCTCGTCAATTAGCGGGATCGTGGCAGCGCGAACGTCGACATCATTATCGCTACCGTACCGCATTGGTGTTGACCGACGCGTTGGCTGGACATGTCGAAGAGTTTTTGGATCAATTGACGATCGCCACCGGTGGCGGATACCGGTTTGTCGGTGGCGGTGCGGGTGACGATGCTCGGTTTGAAAAGACACACGTTTTTTGTGGTACGGAAGTAGCGTCGGACGCCGTGGTGGCGCTCGAAATTCTTTCGAACAAACCCATTGGCATTGGCGTCTCTCACGGTTGGCGTGACACCGGGTCGCTGTTGCGCGTCACCGAAACGCGAGCAACCGATGTGGTCAGTTTCAATTCCACGACGGCGGCGGAGGTGTTTGCCGAACACGCTAACGCAACCGCCCAGCCGTTCGACCGCAACGCCCCATTGCCCTACTTTCTGCACAACGTTCTAGGGATTCAAACCACCGACGGATACAAGCTTCGCGTCCCACTGCAGATTCAAAGCGACGATTCGATCGCCTTTGCCGCCGAAGTGCCACGCGGCAGCACCGCTCGCATCATGTGCACCACTGCCGACGACGCCAGTGCAGCGGCGAGTGCGGCATGTCGCTCGGCACTTGACCAAATCAAAGGACACGAGCCCTCGGTGGCACTCTTTTTTGACTGTGCCGCGACTCGGCTGCGGCTAGGCAAGGCATTTGGATTGGAATTACAGGCGTTGCAGGAGACTTTGGGGACCGAGTTTGTTGGTTGCAACACGTATGGCCAAATTGCACGAGCGGAAGGACAGTTCAGCGGATTCCATAACTGCACGGCGGTTGTCTGCGTCTTTCCGGTTTGA